A genomic segment from Glycine soja cultivar W05 chromosome 18, ASM419377v2, whole genome shotgun sequence encodes:
- the LOC114397062 gene encoding uncharacterized protein LOC114397062, translated as MWFWLARLNFPRFNGKGVKNWIIRCDTFFSVDQTPEEYKVRLAVVHFEGKALQWHSAYVKNVGLNKLPSWTDYTKILIERFGEVCEDPMAELMRLRQKGTVTDYHTEFDAIVSRIDLSEANQLSCFLGGLQMEIQMMVRMFQPTSVMKAFSLAKMYENANAISMQAKPLSKTLKPNPVTKPPLLPNPPKTLEPIKPTTQTTKQLTPAYMSERRAKGLCYFCDEPFTPVHSQTHKKLQIHAMEIAENADSDEDLGPTENPPHETNPKPLISVNALTGVAKFQTLRVTGQVRKKPLHILIDSESTHNFLDIHVAKKLGCKIEDMDHVSVTVAHGARVQINTMVKGFSWLVQNTTFSSDILLLPLGYCDMILGIKWLITLGNITWNFDKLTMEFTAQGKRHVLRGNSSINIKIIRKQWIHKTLAAGVHISMLQVCESEEGLLLHSLSTHATSSSILDSIDKLLLQYEDVFAVPTTLSPRRSDHDHTIPLVQGTNLNNSSPYSSFVVLVGKKDGSWRLCIDYRDLNKGTVKDGFPIPLVDDLLDELHGSTVFSKIDLRSGYNQVRMAEADGLMNFVFQEYLRRFLLVFFDDILIYSKSMKDHLHHLQTFLSTMRANALLAKKSKCYFGVTLVEYLGHFITGEGVSTSPTKVEAVRNWPLPQTPKQLKGFLGLVGYYRRFVRRYSTIAKPLNDMLKKDSFSWFEEAKLAFQCLKDQLSRTPVLALPDFTKTFIVEVDASGAGVGAVLMQDHHPIAFISRSLNVQQHSLSTYEKELLAVVFAGSENQAADALSRVE; from the exons ATGTG GTTTTGGCTCGCACGTTTGAATTTTCCCCGATTCAATGGCAAGGGTGTCAAGAATTGGATCATCCGGTGTGACACTTTCTTTTCGGTGGATCAAACCCCTGAAGAGTACAAGGTGCGCTTGGCTGTGGTCCATTTTGAAGGCAAAGCTCTCCAATGGCACAGTGCGTATGTGAAGAATGTGGGACTCAATAAATTGCCCTCATGGACTGACTATACGAAAATCTTGATTGAAAGATTTGGTGAAGTTTGCGAGGATCCAATGGCTGAGTTGATGAGACTTCGACAGAAAGGCACTGTTACTGATTATCACACTGAATTCGATGCAATTGTTTCGAGAATTGACTTATCTGAGGCTAATCAATTGAGTTGTTTTCTTGGTGGATTGCAAATGGAGATTCAAATGATGGTCAGAATGTTCCAACCAACCTCTGTTATGAAAGCCTTTTCCCTAGCTAAGATGTATGAAAATGCCAATGCCATCAGCATGCAAGCCAAACCACTCTCTAAAACCCTCAAACCCAACCCTGTAACAAAGCCACCACTCTTACCAAACCCTCCCAAAACCTTAGAACCTATAAAACCGACAACACAAACCACTAAACAACTCACCCCTGCCTATATGAGTGAAAGGAGGGCTAAGggtctttgttatttttgtgatgAACCCTTTACCCCTGTCCATAGCCAAACTCATAAGAAACTCCAAATCCATGCCATGGAAATAGCTGAGAATGCTGACTCTGATGAAGACCTAGGACCTACTGAAAACCCTCCTCATGAAACCAATCCGAAACCCTTGATTTCAGTAAATGCCCTAACTGGAGTAGCCAAGTTTCAAACCCTGAGAGTCACTGGTCAGGTAAGGAAGAAGCCCCTGCACATTCTCATTGATAGTGAGAGCACCCATAATTTCTTAGATATTCATGTAGCCAAGAAGCTAGGGTGCAAAATTGAAGATATGGATCATGTTAGTGTCACTGTGGCTCATGGGGCTAGAGTGCAGATTAATACTATGGTGAAAGGGTTCTCTTGGCTTGTACAGAACACTACATTCAGTTCAGATATCTTGCTATTACCCTTAGGCTACTGTGATATGATTCTTGGTATCAAATGGCTTATTACATTGGGGAATATCACATGGAACTTTGACAAGTTAACCATGGAGTTCACTGCTCAAGGAAAAAGACATGTCTTGAGAGGCAATTCTTCTAtaaatattaagataattaGGAAGCAGTGGATACATAAGACACTAGCTGCAGGAGTTCACATTTCTATGTTACAAGTATGTGAGTCTGAAGAAGGATTGTTGCTCCATTCCCTGTCCACTCATGCCACATCTTCCTCAATTCTTGACAGTATTGATAAGTTGCTACTTCAATATGAAGATGTGTTTGCAGTACCTACTACTCTATCACCTAGAAGGTCAGATCATGATCACACTATTCCTTTGGTGCAAGGAACTAACCTT AATAACAGTAGTCCTTACAGCAGTTTTGTAGTGTTGGTTGGTAAAAAGGATGGAAGTTGGAGGCTTTGCATTGATTACAGGGACCTCAACAAGGGTACAGTAAAAGATGGGTTCCCTATACCCTTGGTTGATGATCTATTGGATGAGCTACATGGCTCTACTGTATTTTCCAAAATTGACTTGAGGTCTGGCTATAATCAAGTCAGAATGGCAGAGGCAGAT GGCTTAATGAATTTTGTGTTTCAAGAATACTTGAGGAGGTTCCTACTGGTCTTTTTTGACGACATTCTGATTTACAGCAAGAGCATGAAGGATCACTTGCATCATTTACAAACCTTCTTGTCTACCATGAGAGCAAATGCCTTGTTGGCTAAAAAATCTAAGTGCTACTTTGGAGTTACTTTAGTAGAATACTTAGGACATTTTATCACGGGAGAGGGAGTCTCTACTAGCCCTACTAAAGTGGAAGCAGTGAGGAACTGGCCACTTCCTCAGACCCCCAAACAGTTGAAAGGGTTTTTGGGATTGGTAGGCTATTATAGAAGGTTTGTGCGGAGATATAGCACCATAGCCAAACCACTAAATGACATGTTGAAAAAGGATAGTTTTTCTTGGTTTGAGGAAGCCAAGCTTGCATTTCAGTGTCTTAAGGATCAGTTAAGTCGGACACCTGTATTGGCCTTACCTGATTTTACAAAGACTTTTATAGTGGAGGTTGATGCCTCAGGAGCGGGGGTAGGAGCTGTTCTCATGCAAGATCATCATCCTATAGCCTTTATAAGCAGAAGTTTGAATGTTCAGCAACACTCCTTGTCCACCTATGAGAAGGAGTTACTAGCTGTGGTGTTTGCT GGAAGTGAGAACCAAGCTGCTGATGCACTTTCAAGAGTTGAATGA